One part of the Arabidopsis thaliana chromosome 1 sequence genome encodes these proteins:
- a CDS encoding 50S ribosomal protein L34 (unknown protein; CONTAINS InterPro DOMAIN/s: Conserved hypothetical protein CHP02058 (InterPro:IPR011719); Has 344 Blast hits to 344 proteins in 122 species: Archae - 2; Bacteria - 227; Metazoa - 0; Fungi - 0; Plants - 32; Viruses - 0; Other Eukaryotes - 83 (source: NCBI BLink).) yields the protein MSLSLISGSIHICAELRLRQSPSCLTISSSRPKFLSSRSKQFSLDHFPQISRPIKVIARSAMETTAETITGGVPNNTMKLLFVEMGVGYDQHGQDVTSAAMKACKNAISSNSIPAFRRGSIPGVSFGEMKLQIKLGVPHSLHQQLDLDKWEDCECRGGGWRTDLLKRCSSRRNG from the exons ATGTCTCTTTCGTTGATTTCTGGTTCGATTCATATCTGCGCTGAGCTTCGTCTCCGTCAATCTCCGTCGTGTTTAACAATCTCTTCTTCGCGGCCAAAATTTCTCTCTTCCCGTAGTAAGCAGTTCTCTCTCGACCATTTTCCTCAGATCTCACGTCCGATCAAAGTCATCGCGAGAAGCGCCATGGAGACGACGGCGGAGACAATTACCGGCGGTGTTCCCAACAACACGATGAAGTTATTGTTCGTTGAGATGGGTGTCGGTTACGATCAGCACGG GCAAGATGTGACATCTGCGGCGATGAAGGCTTGTAAGAATGCAATTTCTTCGAATTCGATTCCTGCTTTTAGGAGGG GTTCGATTCCTGGAGTTTCATTTGGAGAAATGAAGTTGCAGATTAAGCTTGGAGTGCCTCATTCTCTTCACCAGCAGCTGGATTTGGACAAG tGGGAAGATTGTGAATGTAGAGGTGGTGGATGGAGGACTGATTTGCTCAAGCGGTGTTCTAGTCGAAGAAATGGGTGA
- a CDS encoding 50S ribosomal protein L34 has translation MSLSLISGSIHICAELRLRQSPSCLTISSSRPKFLSSRSKQFSLDHFPQISRPIKVIARSAMETTAETITGGVPNNTMKLLFVEMGVGYDQHGQDVTSAAMKACKNAISSNSIPAFRRGSIPGVSFGEMKLQIKLGVPHSLHQQLDLDKIVNVEVVDGGLICSSGVLVEEMGDTNEDCYIVNVAVYVGY, from the exons ATGTCTCTTTCGTTGATTTCTGGTTCGATTCATATCTGCGCTGAGCTTCGTCTCCGTCAATCTCCGTCGTGTTTAACAATCTCTTCTTCGCGGCCAAAATTTCTCTCTTCCCGTAGTAAGCAGTTCTCTCTCGACCATTTTCCTCAGATCTCACGTCCGATCAAAGTCATCGCGAGAAGCGCCATGGAGACGACGGCGGAGACAATTACCGGCGGTGTTCCCAACAACACGATGAAGTTATTGTTCGTTGAGATGGGTGTCGGTTACGATCAGCACGG GCAAGATGTGACATCTGCGGCGATGAAGGCTTGTAAGAATGCAATTTCTTCGAATTCGATTCCTGCTTTTAGGAGGG GTTCGATTCCTGGAGTTTCATTTGGAGAAATGAAGTTGCAGATTAAGCTTGGAGTGCCTCATTCTCTTCACCAGCAGCTGGATTTGGACAAG ATTGTGAATGTAGAGGTGGTGGATGGAGGACTGATTTGCTCAAGCGGTGTTCTAGTCGAAGAAATGGGTGATACAAATGAAGATTGCTACATAGTGAATGTCGCAGTCTATGTCGGTTACTAG
- a CDS encoding 50S ribosomal protein L34 (unknown protein; LOCATED IN: chloroplast, vacuole; EXPRESSED IN: 22 plant structures; EXPRESSED DURING: 13 growth stages; CONTAINS InterPro DOMAIN/s: Conserved hypothetical protein CHP02058 (InterPro:IPR011719); Has 35333 Blast hits to 34131 proteins in 2444 species: Archae - 798; Bacteria - 22429; Metazoa - 974; Fungi - 991; Plants - 531; Viruses - 0; Other Eukaryotes - 9610 (source: NCBI BLink).), which yields MSLSLISGSIHICAELRLRQSPSCLTISSSRPKFLSSRSKQFSLDHFPQISRPIKVIARSAMETTAETITGGVPNNTMKLLFVEMGVGYDQHGQDVTSAAMKACKNAISSNSIPAFRRGTKLNIIILAQQCKLSLECLILFTSSWIWTRLSLSSHMGRL from the exons ATGTCTCTTTCGTTGATTTCTGGTTCGATTCATATCTGCGCTGAGCTTCGTCTCCGTCAATCTCCGTCGTGTTTAACAATCTCTTCTTCGCGGCCAAAATTTCTCTCTTCCCGTAGTAAGCAGTTCTCTCTCGACCATTTTCCTCAGATCTCACGTCCGATCAAAGTCATCGCGAGAAGCGCCATGGAGACGACGGCGGAGACAATTACCGGCGGTGTTCCCAACAACACGATGAAGTTATTGTTCGTTGAGATGGGTGTCGGTTACGATCAGCACGG GCAAGATGTGACATCTGCGGCGATGAAGGCTTGTAAGAATGCAATTTCTTCGAATTCGATTCCTGCTTTTAGGAGGGGTACCAAATTGAATATCATCATCTTGGCTCAACAATGCAA ATTAAGCTTGGAGTGCCTCATTCTCTTCACCAGCAGCTGGATTTGGACAAGGTTAAGTCTATCTTCCCATA tGGGAAGATTGTGA
- a CDS encoding 50S ribosomal protein L34 (unknown protein; LOCATED IN: chloroplast, vacuole; EXPRESSED IN: 22 plant structures; EXPRESSED DURING: 13 growth stages; CONTAINS InterPro DOMAIN/s: Conserved hypothetical protein CHP02058 (InterPro:IPR011719); Has 190 Blast hits to 190 proteins in 92 species: Archae - 2; Bacteria - 141; Metazoa - 0; Fungi - 0; Plants - 32; Viruses - 0; Other Eukaryotes - 15 (source: NCBI BLink).) — MSLSLISGSIHICAELRLRQSPSCLTISSSRPKFLSSRSKQFSLDHFPQISRPIKVIARSAMETTAETITGGVPNNTMKLLFVEMGVGYDQHGQDVTSAAMKACSIPGVSFGEMKLQIKLGVPHSLHQQLDLDKVKSIFPYGKIVNVEVVDGGLICSSGVLVEEMGDTNEDCYIVNVAVYVGY, encoded by the exons ATGTCTCTTTCGTTGATTTCTGGTTCGATTCATATCTGCGCTGAGCTTCGTCTCCGTCAATCTCCGTCGTGTTTAACAATCTCTTCTTCGCGGCCAAAATTTCTCTCTTCCCGTAGTAAGCAGTTCTCTCTCGACCATTTTCCTCAGATCTCACGTCCGATCAAAGTCATCGCGAGAAGCGCCATGGAGACGACGGCGGAGACAATTACCGGCGGTGTTCCCAACAACACGATGAAGTTATTGTTCGTTGAGATGGGTGTCGGTTACGATCAGCACGG GCAAGATGTGACATCTGCGGCGATGAAGGCTT GTTCGATTCCTGGAGTTTCATTTGGAGAAATGAAGTTGCAGATTAAGCTTGGAGTGCCTCATTCTCTTCACCAGCAGCTGGATTTGGACAAGGTTAAGTCTATCTTCCCATA tGGGAAGATTGTGAATGTAGAGGTGGTGGATGGAGGACTGATTTGCTCAAGCGGTGTTCTAGTCGAAGAAATGGGTGATACAAATGAAGATTGCTACATAGTGAATGTCGCAGTCTATGTCGGTTACTAG
- a CDS encoding 50S ribosomal protein L34 (unknown protein; LOCATED IN: chloroplast, vacuole; EXPRESSED IN: 22 plant structures; EXPRESSED DURING: 13 growth stages; CONTAINS InterPro DOMAIN/s: Conserved hypothetical protein CHP02058 (InterPro:IPR011719); Has 344 Blast hits to 344 proteins in 122 species: Archae - 2; Bacteria - 227; Metazoa - 0; Fungi - 0; Plants - 32; Viruses - 0; Other Eukaryotes - 83 (source: NCBI BLink).), with translation MSLSLISGSIHICAELRLRQSPSCLTISSSRPKFLSSRSKQFSLDHFPQISRPIKVIARSAMETTAETITGGVPNNTMKLLFVEMGVGYDQHGQDVTSAAMKACKNAISSNSIPAFRRGSIPGVSFGEMKLQIKLGVPHSLHQQLDLDKVKSIFPYGKIVNVEVVDGGLICSSGVLVEEMGDTNEDCYIVNVAVYVGY, from the exons ATGTCTCTTTCGTTGATTTCTGGTTCGATTCATATCTGCGCTGAGCTTCGTCTCCGTCAATCTCCGTCGTGTTTAACAATCTCTTCTTCGCGGCCAAAATTTCTCTCTTCCCGTAGTAAGCAGTTCTCTCTCGACCATTTTCCTCAGATCTCACGTCCGATCAAAGTCATCGCGAGAAGCGCCATGGAGACGACGGCGGAGACAATTACCGGCGGTGTTCCCAACAACACGATGAAGTTATTGTTCGTTGAGATGGGTGTCGGTTACGATCAGCACGG GCAAGATGTGACATCTGCGGCGATGAAGGCTTGTAAGAATGCAATTTCTTCGAATTCGATTCCTGCTTTTAGGAGGG GTTCGATTCCTGGAGTTTCATTTGGAGAAATGAAGTTGCAGATTAAGCTTGGAGTGCCTCATTCTCTTCACCAGCAGCTGGATTTGGACAAGGTTAAGTCTATCTTCCCATA tGGGAAGATTGTGAATGTAGAGGTGGTGGATGGAGGACTGATTTGCTCAAGCGGTGTTCTAGTCGAAGAAATGGGTGATACAAATGAAGATTGCTACATAGTGAATGTCGCAGTCTATGTCGGTTACTAG
- a CDS encoding uncharacterized protein (unknown protein; FUNCTIONS IN: molecular_function unknown; INVOLVED IN: biological_process unknown; LOCATED IN: cellular_component unknown; Has 4 Blast hits to 4 proteins in 2 species: Archae - 0; Bacteria - 0; Metazoa - 2; Fungi - 0; Plants - 2; Viruses - 0; Other Eukaryotes - 0 (source: NCBI BLink).), with amino-acid sequence MQRKMKGKKKNIGSIFEDCNVSASQEIYLQRCGFAVPGQPPPDSDPSVGVSPPPLNDGIPYQRSSGDSDTDKDSVIGSGNDAVESQAIRCVTPEESVDTVDLEEDVADPTVEVSAEKQSDVPLESAAKKEGGGKKLKIPLREVVKAIVMNSRNTEEEEDKEIEKMSCVQILLQKGFKF; translated from the coding sequence atgcagaggaaaatgaaagggaaaaagaaaaacattggTTCGATTTTCGAAGATTGCAATGTATCTGCGTCTCAGGAGATTTATCTACAGCGATGCGGTTTTGCCGTACCAGGTCAACCACCTCCAGATTCCGATCCCTCCGTCGGAGTCTCACCGCCACCGTTAAACGACGGAATTCCATATCAGCGTTCATCCGGTGATTCGGATACGGATAAGGATAGTGTAATCGGCTCGGGTAACGATGCGGTGGAGAGTCAGGCGATTCGATGCGTCACTCCGGAGGAAAGCGTGGACACCGTTGATTTAGAGGAAGATGTTGCAGATCCGACGGTTGAGGTTTCGGCGGAGAAGCAGAGTGATGTTCCTCTGGAATCTGCAGCGAAGAAGGAAGGTGGAGGAAAGAAACTTAAGATTCCTTTAAGGGAAGTTGTGAAAGCCATAGTTATGAATTCGAGAAacacagaggaagaagaagacaaagagattgagaagatGAGCTGTGTGCAAATCCTCTTGCAAAAGGGATTCAAATTTTAA
- the TBL38 gene encoding TRICHOME BIREFRINGENCE-LIKE 38 (TRICHOME BIREFRINGENCE-LIKE 38 (TBL38); INVOLVED IN: biological_process unknown; LOCATED IN: endomembrane system; EXPRESSED IN: 22 plant structures; EXPRESSED DURING: 12 growth stages; CONTAINS InterPro DOMAIN/s: Protein of unknown function DUF231, plant (InterPro:IPR004253); BEST Arabidopsis thaliana protein match is: TRICHOME BIREFRINGENCE-LIKE 37 (TAIR:AT2G34070.1); Has 1347 Blast hits to 1329 proteins in 31 species: Archae - 0; Bacteria - 0; Metazoa - 0; Fungi - 2; Plants - 1344; Viruses - 0; Other Eukaryotes - 1 (source: NCBI BLink).), translating to MGFKLISLLLLFLPLLTVTILSGVEQAFASDKALLVTGRNITADGGRSSLRGKKQRRASGCNLFQGRWVFDASYPFYDSSKCPFIDGEFDCLKFGRPDKQFLKYSWQPESCTIPRFDGGAFLRKYRGKRVMFVGDSLSLNMWESLACMIHASVPNAKTTFLKRTPLSTLTFQEYGVTLYLYRTPYIVDISKERVGRVLNLGAIEGGADAWKNMDVLVFNSWHWWTHKGQSQGWDYIRDGSSLVRDMNRLDAFYKGLSTWARWVDQNVDTAKTRVFFQGISPTHYEGREWNEPRKTCSGQMQPLGGSSYPSGQPPSSGVVSKVLSSMKKPVTLLDITTLSQLRKDAHPSSYGGDGGTDCSHWCLPGLPDTWNQLLYAALTM from the exons ATGGGTTTCAAACTCATCTCTCtcctccttctttttcttccactTCTAACAGTCACAATCTTGTCGGGAGTCGAGCAGGCCTTTGCTTCCGACAAGGCACTCCTCGTGACCGGCCGCAACATCACGGCTGACGGTGGAAGGTCGTCACTGAGAgggaagaagcagaggagagCATCAGGATGTAACTTGTTCCAAGGCCGATGGGTGTTCGATGCTTCTTACCCTTTCTATGACTCGTCCAAGTGTCCTTTCATCGACGGCGAGTTTGACTGTCTCAAGTTCGGCCGACCAGACAAACAGTTCCTCAAGTACTCTTGGCAACCTGAATCTTGCACCATCCCAAg GTTCGACGGTGGGGCATTTCTGAGGAAATACAGAGGAAAACGAGTCATGTTCGTCGGAGACTCACTGAGTTTAAACATGTGGGAATCGTTGGCCTGTATGATCCATGCGTCGGTACCAAACGCCAAGACCACTTTTCTCAAGCGTACCCCACTCTCTACTCTCACTTTCCag GAATATGGAGTAACGTTATATCTATATAGAACACCATACATAGTAGATATATCCAAAGAGAGAGTTGGGCGTGTGCTTAACCTTGGAGCTATTGAAGGAGGTGCTGATGCTTGGAAAAACATGGACGTTCTTGTCTTCAACTCTTGGCATTGGTGGACTCACAAAGGCCAATCTCAAGG gtGGGATTATATTAGAGATGGGTCGTCTTTGGTGAGAGACATGAACCGTCTTGACGCTTTCTACAAAGGACTCAGTACTTGGGCTCGATGGGTTGATCAAAACGTCGATACGGCCAAAACTCGAGTTTTCTTCCAAGGCATTTCTCCCACTCATTACGA GGGAAGGGAATGGAACGAGCCGAGGAAGACTTGTAGTGGGCAAATGCAGCCGTTGGGTGGATCAAGTTACCCAAGTGGTCAGCCTCCATCCTCAGGAGTAGTGTCGAAAGTGTTGAGTTCGATGAAAAAGCCAGTGACCTTGCTCGATATCACAACTTTGTCTCAGTTGAGAAAAGATGCTCATCCTTCTTCTTATGGTGGCGATGGAGGAACAGATTGCAGCCATTGGTGCCTCCCAGGGTTGCCTGATACATGGAACCAACTTCTCTACGCAGCTCTTACGATGTGA